The genomic region CACAGCCATACAATCGACAGAAGCTCACCTCTGAGATGGCACTGATCACGAGCAGCAGTCTGTCGCTTGTGCCTTGACTAGCGTGTCGAGATGCGCATACACTTGCGCACAATCAACGTATCCGTGGGTAGCACTACCCTGTGGTCGGAACTATGGTGTGGCAGTTGCTGCTTTTGCCGGTGTCCTTGCGGAAGAACCACGAGGAACTGAAACCCGCGCATCTCGATACTTTCCCGGGAGAAGTTTGACTACTGTTGATCAAGGCGGCTAAGAGCGGAGGTCTCTCCAGGCTTTGTTCTCCTGTGTGTAGCAGTTCTATCGTCTAAGGGCTCTCTTGATGCGTGGAACAGCTCTCCAATTCACTCGGTGGGCTATCTATCACACAAGCATGTTGCCTAGGTATCGCTGTCATAGGCCGTCTGCTGTGATGTTTGGTATCCACCGAGTGCCCTGTGTCCGGAGACGATGTCTGTTTTCCAGTGTGTCTATTTTTGCCGCTGCAAGCAGGGACTTTTCTCGCCACAGAACATAAACAAAGTGATGCTATTGCACGCAGCATGGTGGACACCACCGaggacatgatgatgggagcaTCAGGGCACGTCTCCTAGCTCTCCTGCATACAGGAGAACCCTGATCGCCCTTGGGGCGTTTTCTGACGTTTCTCGCTGACAGGTAATGCATTTTGATGTATGCTGCATGTTGCCAAACAGGACTGAAATGGCAACCGGTCGCTTGGCAACACCTTCTTGGTTGGCCTCGCAATGTGCGAGTCGACTCTTGGGACTTTGACACCTCCAGGTCGCGCGAAATAACAGTGATGAGGGCCGAGGCAGCTAGAGAGGGTTGGGCTGGTCCACCGAATGTTGGGAAGCTTAGCCGCGCGCTGGCGCAATGAATTTGGAATTCCAGCAATGAGCCTCGAACTGGTGCATGTGCTATCACACCCGATTCCATTTGGTAGGAGTAATCGTCCGATAcccgccaccacccttccGCCACCGATCTAACTCTTGCCATCTAATCATAACCCAGACTGGACGGTCGATTAGCTTTGACCGTGCTAATTAATCCCATGCTCAAGTTGCGCCGGCCATAGCAACCGCGTGAGGCAGTTCCATCCAAACTGTACGGCCCTGAAAAGGACAAGTCGATCCGTCACTCATCGAAACTTTTCTAGGCCAACCTAGAAGCTCAGCCAGCCGTTTATCCATACACCAAGTTTCAAAGATCATAATTTGCCGGTCATGTTGGCTCTTTTCGTTGGGGGCGCTCCTGACAATTAGTCTGCTCGGTCGCCAGAAGCGTGTAATCAGACGACGAGAAATCACAACTGTGACAACAGATGTAAATACTGCCATCATGCCCGTCACTGGGAGGAAGCCGTCTTTGCCTGCATTCCCGTGCCTTGGTCTGCAGTCAATCGAACTGTTGGCTTGCTGAGAATTGCAACACTGGTTTTCAGCTGCTAAGCTTCCATCATGCCTTTCATCGACGACGGTGATTCCAAGCCCGTGGGCTCGTATCCGAACAGCGGCATCGATGTTCTGATCGTTGGCACCGGCCTTGCGGGCCTCACGGCGGCTATCGAGTGTGTGAGAAAGGGACACAATGTCCGGGTTCTAGAGAGAAATGACGACATCAACACTGCCGGTACGCTCCGTTGTATTCCCTCCCAACACTGGACCATTCTGCTGACATTGTATTCCAGGCGACATGTACTTCATGGGCCTGTCAGCGACCAAGTTCTTCAAGCACTGGCCTGAGATGGCCAAGGAGTTTGACGAGATCTCTCTGCATAACTGCTGGATCGAGACTTTTAAGCACGATGGCGACCAGATGATCACACCTCTCAAAGTGTCCGACCGTCTTCGGGATGCAGGTCTGGATCCTGACACACCTCCTGGGACGTTTCAAATGCGCCCCCTTGTGTACAAGATGTACGTCCGCCAGGTCGAGAAGCTAGGCGTCAAAATTCAGTTTGGAAAGCGAGTGGTAGAGTACTGGGAGGATGAGTCTCGAGGCAAGGCTGGCGTGGTCACCGACAAGGGCGAGAGATATGAAGCCGATGTCGTGATTGCTGCAGATGGTGTTGGGTCGAAGAGCCAGAAGCTCGTGGGAGGCCAAGTGCGAGCCATGAAATCAGGCAGGGCCATGTGGCGAGCTGCATTCCCGATACACCATGTCGATAAGAATCCTGAGGTGAAGGAGTTCTTCAAAATGATCAAGGGAGAATCTGGGGAGGAGCCGATTGTGCGAACCTGGCTTGGGTAAGTGTCACTCGATGTTCTGTGCCACAGGCAAAAAATGCTCACCTGTAGCAAGCCCAGGAACATATGCCATGACCCTCACGCGTCCGGACACCATGATTTGGGTCATGAACCACGATGTTACTGGCTCCGAGAAGGAATCCTGGAACCACACCATCGACGCCCAGGAGGTACTAGACAACATGGACAAGGGCGTCGGGCCAAAGCCATGGGCACCAATGTTCAAGGAGCTGATTAAACTGACacctcccaacaccatcgTTAATTTCGAGCTGTTTTGGAGAAATCCGCAACCCAAGTGGGCATCTCCCGGGGCTCGTGTGATCAACATTGGTGATGCAGCCCATTCCTTTCTCCCCGCGTCTGGAAACGGCGCCACTcaggccattgaagatgcTATCTCGCTGGCCTCCTGCCTTCAGATCGGCGGCAAAGAAAACATCCCGCAGTCTGTCAGAGCTCACGTCCGCATGCGCTTCATCCGGAATGCATGTGCGCAAAAGTTGGGTTTCAGCAACGCCGAGCTGCTGCAGGATACCGACTGGACCAAGGTCAAGCTGGACCCGCGCGTGGCCCAACCCAAGCTCCCCAGCTGGGTCTGGGGACACGATCCCGAGAAGTATGCCTACGAGGTGTACGATCGCGTGGTCGAGAGCATGAGGCGTGGTGTTCCGTTCGACGAGGATGACAGCATCCCACCAAACTACCCGGCGGGGTACAAGTACGAGCCGTGGAGCATCGAAGACATCATGGAGGACATGAAGAACGGCAAGTCGATCGAGCTTGGGTCGGGCAACTGGGACTAGGAGATGGATACATATTCGTGCTCTTTTCCAGAACGCGTCGCATGTCTGCTTGGTCTGAAGATTGGGCACCTATTTTTCCTGTGTTTAGATTCTGTACAATGCCATGAGCGATTGCCGTGATAATGCTACTCGAGTATCTAACCTGCGCACTGATACCATTGCCACGGCCATTCCAGGTGTGATCACCAATTGgtagagaaaaaaaagacaaaggcATGATG from Podospora bellae-mahoneyi strain CBS 112042 chromosome 4, whole genome shotgun sequence harbors:
- a CDS encoding hypothetical protein (COG:C; COG:H; EggNog:ENOG503NXRU) translates to MPFIDDGDSKPVGSYPNSGIDVLIVGTGLAGLTAAIECVRKGHNVRVLERNDDINTAGDMYFMGLSATKFFKHWPEMAKEFDEISLHNCWIETFKHDGDQMITPLKVSDRLRDAGLDPDTPPGTFQMRPLVYKMYVRQVEKLGVKIQFGKRVVEYWEDESRGKAGVVTDKGERYEADVVIAADGVGSKSQKLVGGQVRAMKSGRAMWRAAFPIHHVDKNPEVKEFFKMIKGESGEEPIVRTWLGPGTYAMTLTRPDTMIWVMNHDVTGSEKESWNHTIDAQEVLDNMDKGVGPKPWAPMFKELIKLTPPNTIVNFELFWRNPQPKWASPGARVINIGDAAHSFLPASGNGATQAIEDAISLASCLQIGGKENIPQSVRAHVRMRFIRNACAQKLGFSNAELLQDTDWTKVKLDPRVAQPKLPSWVWGHDPEKYAYEVYDRVVESMRRGVPFDEDDSIPPNYPAGYKYEPWSIEDIMEDMKNGKSIELGSGNWD